The Deinococcus yavapaiensis KR-236 genomic sequence GATGCGGACGTACGCCGTCCCGCCCGCCCGCACCTTCTTGCTCGTCCGCGTGCCCTCGGCCCTGCCGTTTTTGTTCACGGCCCTCAAGATCGCCACGACCCTCGCCATGATCGGCGCGATCGTCGGCGAGTTTTTCGGCGCGACCGGCGAGGGGCTGGGGTTCCGCATTCAGATCGAGGCGGGACGCTTCAACCTCGACGTCGTCTGGGCGGCCATCGTCGTCGCCAGCGTTCTCGGTATCGCCTTCTACGGCCTCGTGTCGTGGCTGGAAAGTCGCTTCACCTTCCGCTTCGGAAGCGCGAAGTGATTCGCTCGTTTCCCACCTTCCCAAGGAGGAAGCTTATGAAGAAGAAGACGTTGCTGCTGGCCGGTCTCGTGGTCGTCACGGGAGCCCTCTCGACGGCGAGCGCGCAAAATCAGCGCCTCATCCCGGTTCGTCTGCAGTTGAAGTGGTTTCCGCAAGCGCAGTTCGCGGGCTTCTTCGTGGCGAAGGCGAAGAACTACTTCCGTGACGAAGGGCTCGACGTGACGCTCGTGCCCATCGGCGACCAAAGTCCCATCCAAACGGTCGCGACGGGCACGGCGGACTTCGGAACGACGTGGATCACCGACCTCCTCACGGCGCGTCAGCAAGGCTTGCCCGTCGTGCACATCGCTCAGATCTTCCAGCGAAGCGGGTACACCCTCGTGGCCTTGCGCAACTCGAACATCTCGAACGTCGCGGGCTTCAAAGGCAAGCGCATCGGCGTGTGGCCGAGCGGCAACGAATATCCGGTTCTCGCCTTGTTGAAGCGCAACAAGCTCACGAGCAGCCTCGAGTCGAACGTCGCACGGCCCGACGTGCAAGCCGTGACGTATCCCTTCGATCCCAGCCTCGTGTTTCCCGAAAAGGTCGACCTCGTGTCCGCCATGACGTACAACGAGCTCAACCAAATTCAAGGGCTCGGCTACGACATGAGCAAGTTGCGCGTCTTCCGCCTCGCCGACCTCGGGATCAACCTCCTCGAGGACAACATGTTCACGACGCAGGCCGTGCTGAACAACACGAACTTCAAAGGTTCGGGCTTGTCGGGCCGTGAAGTCGCCGCGCGCCTCGTTCGCGCTTCCATCAAAGGTTGGGATTACGCGGTCAAGAATCAGAAGGAGGCCGTTCAAATCGTGTTGCCGCAGTGTGGCAACACGTGCCGTGGCAGCGGAACGCGCGCCGATCCTCTGCAACACCAGACGTGGCAGATGGCGGAAGTCGCCAAGCTGTACAACGCGGGCCCGACGCTCAAGGGCAACGCCGGGCTTCTCGATCCCGCGACCTTCAAGGCGAACGTGACACTGCTCAAGAGTCTCGGCATCCTGAAGGCCGATCCGCCCGCGAACGTCGTCGATTACAAGGTGTGGGAAGCAGCGACTGGCAAGAAGGCGCCGTAACGCCTCGAGACGAGGGACGAGGGCCATGGAAGGACGGGGCTCTCGTCCCTCGTTCACGACTTTCGACGGGGGTGTGTATGCTCGATCCGAAACGAACCATCGACGAACTCAAAGAACTGCGGGCACTCACCGGTGACGAAAACGGCGCGCAACGCGTCGCGTTCACGCCGACGTGGGCGCGAGCGCGCGAGTTTCTGCGCTCGAAGCTCGCCGAGCTTCCCGTGGAAGTTCATCAAGACGCCGCCGGGAACCTCTGGGCGACGCTGCAAGGAGAGAGCGAGCAG encodes the following:
- a CDS encoding ABC transporter substrate-binding protein; the protein is MKKKTLLLAGLVVVTGALSTASAQNQRLIPVRLQLKWFPQAQFAGFFVAKAKNYFRDEGLDVTLVPIGDQSPIQTVATGTADFGTTWITDLLTARQQGLPVVHIAQIFQRSGYTLVALRNSNISNVAGFKGKRIGVWPSGNEYPVLALLKRNKLTSSLESNVARPDVQAVTYPFDPSLVFPEKVDLVSAMTYNELNQIQGLGYDMSKLRVFRLADLGINLLEDNMFTTQAVLNNTNFKGSGLSGREVAARLVRASIKGWDYAVKNQKEAVQIVLPQCGNTCRGSGTRADPLQHQTWQMAEVAKLYNAGPTLKGNAGLLDPATFKANVTLLKSLGILKADPPANVVDYKVWEAATGKKAP